The following are encoded in a window of Methanorbis rubei genomic DNA:
- the ppk1 gene encoding polyphosphate kinase 1: MTPEQNQETSEDIISLTDKSLYINREISLIQFNRRVLEETANLTHPLLERIKFLSIFANNIDEFMMIRVSGILRQIRGGVLERPADGMTPTEQMKEILETIIPLQAESCRCWSQDLKPALASEGIYIHKFRDFGPDQQEYLKNYFDTQIFPILTPMTFDGSHPFPFISNLSINLAVVINHPTRGQVFSRVKVPKGTLPRFIRIPNNRMIPPANNSEYHYVVLEDLVASNIQMLFPGMEVKDTYVFRVTRDADMEIEEDEASDLLTAIESSVELRRIGTPSRLEVHAAMPEWIRGILSTKLRLMPTQVYVSHSGLIGMSDLMELMDIDRPDLKDVPFKAALPACLGKETMAAAVSRDDLLLYHPYDSFSPVVEFVRQAAHDPNVLAIKQTLYRTGKNSPIVHALMEAREEGKPVTVLVELKARFDEENNIEWARSLERAGVHVIYGIVGLKVHAKMCMVVRREHDGLKTYTHMGTGNYNASTARIYTDLSMFTCDPDIGADIADLFNALTGYSQKTGYRKLLVSHGTVGTMRKELIARIDREIEQQKRFGDGYIAFKLNALVDEECIMALYRASQAGVKVDLIVRGVCCLRPEVPGVSDNIRVISIVGRFLEHTRIYYFKNGGDEEVLLGSADLMPRNLSRRVEILFPVENTYLKDMIIRTILEMHLRDTAQAQVLHIDGSYEKVLPKEGEKPLNSQLWMMEHRGIWHDY, encoded by the coding sequence ATGACCCCCGAACAAAATCAGGAAACCTCCGAAGACATCATCAGTCTCACGGACAAGTCTCTCTATATCAACAGGGAAATATCCCTCATACAGTTCAACCGCCGCGTCCTCGAAGAAACGGCAAACCTCACCCACCCGCTGCTCGAGCGGATCAAATTCCTCTCCATCTTCGCCAACAACATTGACGAGTTCATGATGATACGGGTCTCAGGAATTCTCCGCCAGATTCGCGGAGGAGTACTCGAACGCCCCGCAGACGGCATGACCCCAACCGAGCAGATGAAAGAGATCCTCGAAACCATCATCCCGTTGCAAGCCGAGTCCTGCCGCTGCTGGAGTCAGGACCTCAAACCTGCCCTCGCCAGCGAAGGAATCTACATCCACAAATTCCGGGACTTCGGCCCCGACCAGCAGGAGTACCTCAAAAATTACTTCGACACCCAGATATTTCCCATACTCACCCCCATGACCTTCGACGGATCCCACCCGTTCCCCTTCATCTCAAACCTCTCCATCAACCTCGCCGTAGTCATCAACCATCCCACCCGCGGTCAGGTCTTCTCCCGGGTCAAAGTTCCCAAAGGAACACTTCCAAGATTCATCCGCATCCCCAACAACCGAATGATTCCCCCCGCAAACAACTCCGAGTACCACTACGTCGTCCTCGAAGACCTTGTTGCCTCCAACATCCAGATGCTCTTCCCTGGAATGGAAGTCAAAGACACCTACGTCTTCCGGGTAACCAGAGACGCAGACATGGAGATCGAAGAAGACGAAGCATCCGATCTCCTGACCGCAATCGAGTCAAGCGTTGAACTGCGGAGAATCGGCACCCCGTCCCGTCTCGAAGTCCACGCTGCAATGCCGGAATGGATTCGCGGAATCCTCTCAACCAAACTCAGACTCATGCCGACCCAGGTCTACGTCTCCCACAGCGGCCTCATCGGCATGAGCGACCTGATGGAGTTGATGGACATCGACCGGCCTGACCTCAAGGACGTCCCCTTCAAAGCCGCCCTTCCCGCATGTCTCGGCAAAGAAACAATGGCAGCCGCAGTCTCCCGCGACGACCTCCTCCTCTACCACCCTTACGACAGCTTCAGTCCGGTCGTCGAGTTCGTCAGGCAGGCAGCCCATGACCCGAACGTGCTCGCAATCAAACAGACTCTCTACCGCACCGGAAAGAACTCGCCGATCGTGCACGCCTTAATGGAAGCCCGCGAAGAAGGAAAACCGGTCACCGTCCTCGTCGAACTCAAGGCGCGGTTCGACGAAGAGAACAACATCGAGTGGGCACGTTCGCTTGAGCGGGCTGGCGTTCACGTCATCTACGGAATTGTCGGCCTCAAAGTTCACGCAAAAATGTGTATGGTCGTCCGCCGCGAACATGACGGACTCAAGACCTATACCCACATGGGAACCGGAAACTACAACGCATCGACCGCACGCATCTACACAGACCTCTCGATGTTTACCTGCGATCCTGATATCGGAGCAGACATTGCCGATCTCTTCAATGCCCTCACCGGCTACTCGCAGAAAACCGGCTACCGCAAACTGCTGGTTTCGCATGGAACGGTTGGAACCATGCGAAAGGAACTGATCGCCAGAATCGATCGCGAGATCGAGCAGCAGAAACGATTCGGCGACGGATACATCGCATTCAAACTCAATGCACTCGTTGACGAGGAGTGTATCATGGCGCTTTATCGGGCAAGTCAGGCAGGCGTCAAGGTTGACTTAATCGTTCGCGGCGTCTGTTGTCTGCGACCTGAGGTTCCCGGAGTCTCAGACAACATCCGGGTGATATCCATCGTCGGCAGATTCCTCGAACACACCCGTATATACTACTTCAAAAACGGCGGCGACGAGGAAGTGCTTCTCGGCAGTGCTGATCTGATGCCGAGAAATCTGTCGAGACGCGTGGAGATTCTCTTCCCGGTCGAAAACACCTATCTGAAGGATATGATCATCAGAACGATTCTGGAGATGCATCTTAGAGATACCGCCCAGGCGCAGGTTCTCCACATCGACGGAAGTTATGAGAAGGTCCTTCCAAAAGAAGGAGAAAAGCCGTTGAACTCACAGTTGTGGATGATGGAACACCGCGGAATTTGGCATGACTACTGA